A window of the Acidovorax sp. YS12 genome harbors these coding sequences:
- a CDS encoding dicarboxylate/amino acid:cation symporter — protein MHAIPAHAAPLPSTLRLPFYRQLYFQVVVAIVLGVLLGHFEPAYGEALKPLGDGFIKLVKMIIAPVIFLTIVTGIAGMSQLSAVGRVFGKAMAYFLFFSSLALVVGMVVANVVQPGAGMNINPADLDQTAVKSYVAKSHEMTLTGFVMDIIPKTLISPFVGDNILQVLLVAVLFGIALALAGERGAPVLDFLEALTAPVFKLVAIVMKAAPIGAFGAIAFTIGKFGLGSLVNLAWLVGSFYVTSLLFVVVVLGTVGRLCGFSVLKLCRYLKAELLLVLGTSSSESALPSLMDKMEKAGCAKSVVGLVVPTGYSFNLDGTNIYMTLAALFIAQATNTDLSLGHQVMLLLVAMLSSKGAAGVTGAGFITLAATLAVVPEVPVAGMALILGVDRFMSECRSLTNFVGNAVATVVVSRWENALDYQRLHAALDGQAVPDAAAAGLPAGAATAQPAA, from the coding sequence ATGCACGCCATTCCCGCCCACGCGGCCCCTTTGCCCTCGACGCTGCGCCTGCCGTTTTACCGGCAACTGTATTTCCAGGTGGTGGTCGCCATCGTCCTGGGGGTGTTGCTCGGCCACTTCGAGCCCGCCTACGGCGAGGCGCTCAAGCCGCTGGGCGACGGCTTCATCAAGCTGGTGAAGATGATCATCGCGCCGGTGATCTTCCTGACCATCGTCACCGGCATCGCCGGCATGTCGCAGCTCAGCGCCGTGGGCCGCGTGTTCGGCAAGGCCATGGCGTACTTCCTGTTCTTCTCCTCGCTGGCCCTGGTGGTCGGCATGGTGGTGGCCAACGTGGTGCAGCCCGGCGCGGGCATGAACATCAACCCGGCCGACCTGGACCAGACCGCCGTCAAGTCCTACGTGGCCAAGTCGCACGAGATGACCCTGACGGGCTTCGTCATGGACATCATCCCGAAGACGCTGATCAGCCCGTTCGTGGGCGACAACATCCTGCAGGTGCTGCTGGTGGCAGTGCTGTTCGGCATCGCGCTGGCCCTGGCCGGCGAGCGCGGCGCGCCGGTGCTGGACTTCCTCGAAGCGCTGACGGCGCCCGTGTTCAAGCTCGTGGCCATCGTCATGAAGGCCGCGCCCATCGGCGCCTTTGGCGCCATCGCCTTCACCATCGGCAAGTTCGGCCTGGGGTCGCTGGTCAACCTGGCCTGGCTGGTGGGCTCGTTCTACGTCACGTCGCTGCTGTTCGTGGTGGTGGTGCTGGGCACGGTGGGGCGCCTGTGCGGCTTCTCGGTGCTCAAGCTGTGCCGCTACCTCAAGGCCGAGCTGCTGCTGGTGCTGGGCACCTCGTCGTCGGAGTCGGCCCTGCCGTCGCTGATGGACAAGATGGAAAAGGCCGGCTGCGCCAAGTCCGTCGTCGGCCTGGTGGTGCCCACGGGCTACTCCTTCAACCTGGACGGCACCAACATCTACATGACGCTGGCGGCCCTGTTCATCGCCCAGGCCACCAACACCGACCTGTCGCTGGGCCACCAGGTCATGCTGCTGCTGGTGGCCATGCTCAGCTCCAAGGGCGCGGCGGGCGTGACCGGCGCGGGCTTCATCACCCTGGCCGCCACGCTGGCCGTGGTGCCCGAGGTGCCGGTGGCCGGCATGGCGCTGATCCTGGGCGTGGACCGCTTCATGAGCGAGTGCCGTTCGCTGACCAACTTCGTCGGCAACGCCGTGGCCACCGTGGTCGTCTCGCGCTGGGAAAACGCCCTCGACTACCAGCGCCTGCACGCGGCCCTCGACGGCCAGGCCGTGCCGGACGCCGCCGCGGCCGGGCTGCCGGCCGGTGCCGCCACGGCCCAGCCCGCCGCCTGA
- a CDS encoding DUF3649 domain-containing protein — protein MSRAPSTRAWLAIASRVAAATFGGYAAAALLASALAVALPHISSASRADGVLIASLSGFAFHAAAALWVFSTRSARRAWAGLAGVALACAALLAAVPAAG, from the coding sequence ATGAGCCGGGCGCCAAGCACCCGTGCCTGGCTGGCCATCGCCAGCCGCGTGGCGGCCGCCACCTTCGGCGGCTACGCGGCGGCCGCGCTGCTGGCGTCGGCGCTGGCCGTGGCGCTGCCGCACATTTCCTCCGCCTCGCGGGCCGACGGCGTGCTCATCGCCAGCCTGTCGGGTTTTGCCTTCCATGCGGCGGCGGCCCTGTGGGTGTTCAGCACCCGCAGCGCCCGGCGCGCCTGGGCGGGCCTGGCCGGCGTGGCGCTGGCCTGCGCGGCGCTGCTGGCGGCAGTGCCCGCCGCAGGCTGA
- a CDS encoding PepSY domain-containing protein, whose protein sequence is MAWLHTWCGLVCGWLLCAIFLTGTLSVFREPITRWMEARPPAASVPGAAGGASDAALQAAARHLAAHGAGARFWRIELPREPGDALRLAWPPAAGARGGPQTAALDPASGALLPAPWGRRTEGGRHFMTFHYTLHGGVPGYWLVGWLSVGMLVALVSGVVVHRRIFADFFTFRPAKGQRSWLDAHNATAVLALPFLFMIVYTGLAIFYTSYLPWPLRAVYGADGAAHGRFQQELTHQAPPMRRARSGTAAPLHGLAPLLAQAQALTGQPPRLVVVEQPGDAAMVVRIHTRASGDPRTLHQAVGSVAFDGVDGAVLQVQRPLAGATPASAQAHGVMAALHLAHFGGWTIKWLYFFSGLAGTAMMATGTILFGIKRRRKVGKESGPATPWAYRAAEALNVAALAGTAVACIAYLWCNRLLPADLPGREAWEIRGFLCAWLAAALHAACRPAARAWVEQLSAAAVLCLALPLLNQWTTGQQAWRHALAGDWQQAGVELVALGFGVALAWGAWQVRRALRKGIPG, encoded by the coding sequence ATGGCCTGGCTGCACACCTGGTGCGGCCTGGTCTGCGGCTGGCTGCTGTGCGCCATCTTCCTCACGGGCACGCTGAGCGTGTTCCGCGAGCCCATCACGCGCTGGATGGAGGCGCGCCCGCCCGCCGCCAGCGTGCCCGGCGCAGCCGGCGGCGCCAGCGACGCGGCGCTGCAGGCCGCCGCGCGCCACCTCGCCGCGCACGGGGCGGGCGCACGCTTCTGGCGCATCGAGCTGCCCCGGGAGCCGGGCGATGCGCTGCGCCTGGCCTGGCCGCCCGCCGCCGGAGCGCGCGGCGGCCCGCAGACGGCCGCGCTGGACCCGGCCAGCGGCGCCCTGCTGCCCGCGCCCTGGGGCCGCAGAACCGAAGGCGGGCGCCACTTCATGACGTTCCACTACACGCTGCACGGCGGCGTTCCCGGCTACTGGCTGGTCGGCTGGCTCTCGGTGGGCATGCTGGTGGCCCTGGTGTCCGGCGTGGTGGTGCACCGGCGCATCTTTGCCGACTTCTTCACCTTCCGGCCGGCCAAGGGCCAGCGCTCCTGGCTGGACGCGCACAACGCCACGGCCGTGCTGGCGCTGCCCTTTCTGTTCATGATCGTCTACACCGGGCTGGCCATCTTCTACACCAGCTACCTGCCCTGGCCCCTGCGGGCCGTCTACGGCGCCGACGGCGCGGCCCACGGCCGCTTCCAGCAGGAGCTGACGCACCAGGCGCCGCCCATGCGGCGCGCGCGCAGCGGCACCGCGGCGCCGCTGCACGGCCTGGCCCCCCTGCTGGCGCAGGCCCAGGCCCTGACGGGCCAGCCGCCGCGCCTGGTGGTGGTCGAACAGCCGGGCGACGCAGCCATGGTCGTGCGCATCCACACCCGCGCCAGCGGCGACCCGCGCACCTTGCACCAGGCCGTGGGCAGCGTGGCCTTCGACGGCGTGGACGGCGCCGTGCTGCAGGTGCAGCGCCCGCTGGCCGGCGCCACCCCTGCCAGTGCCCAGGCGCATGGCGTGATGGCCGCGCTGCACCTGGCGCACTTCGGCGGCTGGACGATCAAGTGGCTCTACTTCTTCAGCGGGCTGGCGGGCACGGCGATGATGGCCACGGGCACCATCCTGTTTGGCATCAAGCGGCGCCGCAAGGTCGGCAAGGAGTCCGGCCCGGCCACGCCCTGGGCCTACCGCGCGGCCGAGGCCCTGAACGTGGCGGCCCTGGCCGGCACCGCCGTGGCCTGCATCGCCTACCTGTGGTGCAACCGCCTGCTGCCGGCGGACCTGCCGGGCCGCGAGGCCTGGGAGATCCGCGGCTTTCTCTGCGCCTGGCTGGCTGCCGCGCTGCACGCCGCGTGCCGCCCCGCCGCGCGGGCCTGGGTGGAGCAGCTGTCGGCCGCCGCCGTGCTGTGCCTGGCCCTGCCCCTGCTGAACCAATGGACCACGGGCCAGCAGGCCTGGCGCCATGCCCTGGCGGGCGACTGGCAGCAGGCGGGCGTGGAACTGGTGGCCCTGGGCTTTGGCGTGGCGCTGGCCTGGGGAGCCTGGCAGGTGCGGCGCGCCCTGCGCAAAGGAATCCCGGGATGA
- a CDS encoding TonB-dependent siderophore receptor: MPLHCPLTPRALAAAALACALGAHAQSTPPAAAPQAVRSYDLAAQPLGSALARIGADSGQQISIDAELVRGRTAPAVRGSLTAEQAARAALAGSGLELVRTGSGSWGLRPAAPAAPAAASAAAHTPAASQTLGEVRVTAEAVASPTTEQTGSYTTRALTIGKMEQSIRETPQSVTVVTRQQMDDQNLTSVEAVVQQTTGAAKSQRNFGAHVYTMRGYVIPDTNFLIDGIPGGAYNPTGWVPVDTATFDRVEVLRGAGALAVGAGDPSGVVNMVRKRPRAEGHLDVAQSIGSWNHYRTEIDAGGALNQAGTVRGRVVAAYTDRDYFYDLAHTKAPLLYGVIDADLAPGTKATAGYRHQEQDITGYTIFQLPMYTDATSLGLPRSTSLGQYWNRHQATTDDVFAELEHQLAGDWRAKLTVNHSQTGIVQKLNTARGAVDKATGKGFGITSNYFVDRSIDATGLDASLTGSFNAFGGTHKALLGASWTEQKAIGRSTTVSMNIPVDIFNFPHGLIPEPATPAYASQLEDKVRLLALYGNARLEVVPRLHLHLGGRLNWYKYHTDDLVAGKVTNDYAQNGQLTPYVGVVYDLGPQWSLYASYASTFVPQSQYSSFNGGLLKPAEGDNYEAGIKGELMDRRLNVALALFHTKKRNVAVLDTEHVGGCPGITTSDCYRNASLLRSQGVDAEVAGRLAPGWEVAAGYTYLSTRDDAGEPLTADAPRNLLRAATSYTLPGEWSAWTVGANLSAQTRSYVTVVQNPGRAILDLRASYRISPTWSVSLNVGNVFDKTYWEFVGGTRNGNGYGTPRNATLTLRGAF, translated from the coding sequence ATGCCGCTCCATTGCCCCCTGACCCCGCGCGCCCTGGCCGCCGCCGCCCTGGCCTGCGCGCTGGGCGCCCACGCCCAATCCACCCCACCCGCTGCCGCGCCCCAGGCCGTGCGCAGCTACGACCTGGCCGCGCAGCCGCTGGGCAGCGCGCTGGCGCGCATCGGCGCCGACAGCGGCCAGCAGATCAGCATCGACGCCGAACTGGTGCGCGGCCGCACCGCCCCCGCCGTGCGCGGCAGCCTGACGGCCGAGCAGGCCGCCCGCGCGGCCCTGGCCGGCAGCGGGCTGGAGCTGGTACGCACCGGCTCGGGCAGTTGGGGCCTGCGTCCCGCCGCACCGGCAGCGCCTGCCGCCGCCAGCGCCGCCGCCCACACGCCCGCCGCCAGCCAGACCCTGGGCGAGGTGCGCGTGACGGCCGAGGCCGTCGCCAGCCCCACGACCGAGCAGACGGGCTCGTACACCACGCGGGCGCTGACCATCGGCAAGATGGAGCAGTCCATCCGCGAGACGCCGCAGTCGGTCACGGTGGTGACGCGCCAGCAGATGGACGACCAGAACCTGACCTCGGTCGAGGCCGTGGTCCAGCAGACCACCGGCGCGGCCAAGTCGCAGCGCAACTTCGGCGCGCACGTGTACACCATGCGCGGCTACGTCATCCCCGACACCAACTTCCTGATCGACGGCATTCCCGGCGGCGCCTACAACCCCACCGGCTGGGTGCCGGTGGACACCGCGACCTTCGACCGCGTGGAGGTGCTGCGCGGCGCGGGCGCGCTGGCGGTGGGCGCGGGCGACCCCAGCGGCGTAGTCAACATGGTGCGCAAGCGCCCGCGCGCCGAGGGGCACCTGGACGTGGCGCAGAGCATCGGCTCCTGGAACCACTACCGCACCGAGATCGACGCGGGCGGCGCCCTGAACCAGGCCGGCACGGTGCGCGGCCGCGTGGTGGCCGCCTACACCGACCGCGACTACTTCTACGACCTGGCCCACACCAAGGCGCCGCTGCTCTACGGCGTGATCGACGCCGACCTGGCCCCCGGCACCAAGGCCACGGCCGGCTACCGGCACCAGGAACAGGACATCACGGGCTACACCATCTTCCAGCTGCCGATGTACACGGATGCCACCTCGCTGGGCCTGCCGCGCTCGACGTCGCTGGGCCAATACTGGAACCGCCACCAGGCCACGACCGACGACGTGTTCGCCGAACTGGAGCACCAGCTCGCTGGCGACTGGCGCGCCAAGCTCACCGTCAACCACAGCCAGACCGGCATCGTGCAGAAGCTGAACACGGCGCGCGGCGCGGTGGACAAGGCGACGGGCAAGGGTTTCGGCATCACCAGCAACTACTTCGTCGATCGGTCCATCGATGCCACCGGCCTGGACGCCAGCCTCACCGGCAGCTTCAACGCCTTCGGCGGCACGCACAAGGCGCTGCTGGGCGCGAGCTGGACGGAGCAGAAGGCCATCGGCCGCTCGACCACGGTGAGCATGAACATCCCCGTGGACATCTTCAATTTCCCGCACGGACTCATCCCCGAGCCCGCCACGCCCGCCTATGCCAGCCAGCTGGAGGACAAGGTCCGCCTGCTGGCGCTGTACGGCAACGCCCGGCTGGAGGTGGTGCCCCGCCTGCACCTGCACCTGGGCGGGCGGCTCAACTGGTACAAGTACCACACCGACGACCTGGTCGCCGGCAAGGTGACCAACGACTACGCGCAGAACGGCCAGCTCACGCCCTACGTCGGCGTGGTGTACGACCTGGGGCCGCAGTGGTCGCTGTATGCCAGCTACGCCAGCACCTTCGTGCCGCAGTCGCAGTACTCGTCCTTCAACGGCGGGCTGCTCAAGCCCGCCGAGGGCGACAACTACGAGGCCGGCATCAAGGGCGAGCTGATGGACAGGCGCCTGAACGTGGCGCTGGCGCTGTTCCACACCAAGAAGCGCAACGTGGCCGTGCTCGACACCGAGCACGTCGGCGGCTGCCCCGGCATCACCACCAGCGACTGCTACCGCAACGCCAGCCTGCTGCGCAGCCAGGGCGTCGACGCCGAGGTGGCGGGCCGCCTCGCCCCCGGCTGGGAAGTGGCCGCCGGCTATACCTACCTGAGCACCCGCGACGACGCGGGCGAACCCCTGACCGCGGATGCCCCGCGCAACCTGCTGCGCGCCGCCACCAGCTACACGCTGCCGGGCGAGTGGTCGGCCTGGACCGTGGGCGCCAACCTGAGCGCGCAGACGCGCAGCTACGTGACCGTGGTGCAGAACCCCGGGCGCGCCATCCTCGACCTGCGCGCGTCCTACCGCATCAGCCCCACCTGGAGCGTGTCGCTCAACGTGGGCAACGTGTTCGACAAGACCTACTGGGAATTCGTCGGCGGCACCCGCAACGGCAACGGCTACGGCACGCCGCGCAATGCCACGCTGACGCTGCGCGGCGCCTTCTGA
- a CDS encoding FecR domain-containing protein: protein MPANAALDAATEAAIGWLVTLNSGQVSAREHDGFARWLDADPRHRAAWEQLHAPLQQMLAPLRGDAAPAMPGAGRTMGEALARAEARARRRRALLRGALGLGGVAAGAALLAERHAPLAQWSADLRTGTGERRGFALPDGSTVTLDARSAADLDFRPGRRTVTLRQGALLAHAAPQPAGAQAPAFIVRTAHGQVRALGTRFIVRQHADDSLVGMLEHSVEITTASGQRQTLQEGRSARWSPTAITPDPIAPGTAAAWRHGLFEAHDQPLGDVVQALRAYRRGFIRIAPRAAALRVYGSYALDDTDRALAALAETLPIEVRVYQRGWLVAIE, encoded by the coding sequence ATGCCCGCAAACGCCGCGCTCGACGCGGCCACCGAGGCCGCCATCGGCTGGCTTGTCACGCTGAACTCGGGCCAGGTCAGCGCGCGGGAACACGACGGCTTCGCGCGCTGGCTGGATGCCGATCCGCGCCACCGCGCGGCCTGGGAGCAGTTGCACGCGCCGCTGCAGCAGATGCTGGCCCCACTGCGTGGGGACGCCGCGCCCGCCATGCCGGGCGCCGGCCGCACCATGGGCGAGGCCCTGGCCCGCGCCGAGGCGCGCGCACGCCGCCGCCGCGCCCTGCTGCGCGGCGCGCTCGGCCTGGGCGGCGTGGCGGCGGGCGCCGCGCTGCTGGCCGAGCGGCACGCCCCGCTCGCGCAGTGGAGCGCCGACCTGCGCACCGGCACGGGCGAGCGGCGCGGCTTCGCGCTGCCCGATGGCAGCACCGTCACGCTGGACGCACGCTCCGCGGCCGACCTGGACTTCCGCCCCGGCCGCCGCACCGTCACCCTGCGCCAGGGCGCGCTGCTGGCCCACGCCGCGCCGCAGCCCGCGGGCGCGCAGGCCCCCGCGTTCATCGTGCGCACGGCCCACGGCCAGGTGCGCGCGCTGGGCACGCGCTTCATCGTGCGCCAGCACGCGGACGACAGCCTGGTGGGCATGCTGGAGCACAGCGTGGAGATCACCACCGCCAGCGGCCAGCGCCAGACGCTGCAGGAGGGCCGCAGCGCCCGCTGGAGCCCCACGGCCATCACGCCCGACCCCATCGCCCCAGGCACGGCCGCCGCGTGGCGGCACGGGCTGTTCGAGGCGCACGACCAGCCCCTGGGCGACGTGGTGCAGGCGCTGCGCGCCTACCGCCGGGGCTTCATCCGCATCGCGCCGCGCGCGGCGGCGCTGCGCGTGTACGGCAGCTACGCGCTCGACGACACGGACCGCGCGCTGGCGGCGCTGGCCGAGACGCTGCCCATCGAGGTGCGCGTATACCAGCGCGGCTGGCTGGTGGCGATCGAGTGA